In Pseudonocardia sp. C8, one genomic interval encodes:
- a CDS encoding FAD-dependent oxidoreductase, with protein sequence MALITYSTFTGWVDPPVDLQGRLEGETTCDVVVVGGGLGGMATALRLAEHGADTVLLEAEFCGYGASSRNAGQLGAGPAGDGRFLRIFYPRRLPAIARFSERSAHFAEGLVKRLDIDCEYEPTGNVRVASTPHQFEKMRKTGKLLEAAGASATFGSSHELGIPPTFLGGLHEPTGGSLNPGKFSLGVRRAVIRAGVRVFEKTTVESVEDHGGGVVVSTPAGRVRADRAVLATNAHARELAIAPRRLAAPIWVSLVETAPIDPERLAATGWTSRSGIVTTHNIMQNFRVTRRNTIVSGVRRLESGGGRRALPARTSDPAVVADITGGLHARFPSLRDVPLERTWGGWIAMTPSMQQIAGQTTRNVTYLCACNGHGLAQAPYVGSMLADRIAGGSVHEDLVTVWRDHPRFAPAMIYNAPVLRAMWTVDRLSDRIHRSPQRGDDVDGNAAVNTSRCASGASGTEAGARDRHV encoded by the coding sequence GTGGCATTGATCACCTACTCGACGTTCACGGGCTGGGTCGACCCGCCGGTCGATCTTCAGGGCAGGTTGGAGGGCGAGACCACCTGCGATGTCGTGGTCGTCGGTGGTGGCCTCGGGGGCATGGCCACCGCGCTCCGGCTGGCCGAGCACGGCGCCGACACCGTGCTGCTGGAGGCCGAGTTCTGCGGGTACGGGGCCAGCTCACGCAATGCGGGACAGCTGGGAGCGGGTCCTGCGGGCGACGGCAGGTTCCTGCGGATCTTCTATCCGCGTCGCCTTCCTGCCATCGCACGTTTCTCCGAGCGGTCCGCACACTTCGCCGAGGGCCTGGTGAAACGACTTGACATCGACTGCGAGTACGAGCCGACGGGCAACGTCCGGGTCGCCTCCACTCCGCACCAGTTCGAGAAGATGCGCAAGACCGGGAAGCTCCTCGAGGCAGCAGGAGCGAGCGCCACGTTCGGCAGCAGCCATGAACTCGGCATTCCGCCCACCTTCCTCGGAGGGCTCCACGAGCCCACCGGGGGCTCGCTGAACCCCGGCAAGTTCAGCCTCGGAGTCCGCCGTGCGGTGATCCGAGCGGGTGTACGGGTCTTCGAGAAGACCACGGTGGAATCGGTGGAGGACCACGGCGGAGGTGTTGTCGTCAGCACTCCCGCCGGTCGGGTTCGCGCGGATCGGGCCGTGCTCGCGACCAACGCTCACGCGCGTGAACTCGCGATCGCCCCGAGGCGACTCGCCGCCCCGATCTGGGTCAGCTTGGTCGAGACCGCCCCGATCGATCCGGAACGGCTGGCTGCAACGGGCTGGACCAGCCGCTCCGGCATCGTGACCACGCACAACATCATGCAGAACTTCCGGGTCACTCGGCGCAACACGATCGTCTCGGGCGTTCGCCGCCTCGAGTCCGGGGGCGGGCGCAGAGCGCTCCCCGCCCGTACATCCGATCCGGCCGTCGTCGCCGACATCACCGGCGGGCTCCACGCCCGTTTCCCCTCGCTGCGCGACGTGCCACTGGAGCGGACGTGGGGTGGCTGGATCGCCATGACGCCGTCCATGCAGCAGATCGCGGGACAGACCACCAGGAACGTCACCTACCTGTGCGCCTGCAACGGCCACGGCCTCGCTCAGGCCCCCTACGTCGGCTCGATGCTCGCCGACCGAATCGCCGGCGGCAGTGTCCACGAAGATCTCGTCACGGTGTGGCGGGACCACCCGCGGTTCGCGCCCGCGATGATCTACAACGCGCCCGTTCTTCGGGCGATGTGGACGGTCGATCGGCTGTCCGACCGCATCCACCGTTCTCCGCAGCGAGGCGACGACGTCGACGGCAACGCGGCAGTGAACACGTCGAGATGCGCTTCCGGCGCGTCGGGAACCGAGGCGGGAGCTCGTGATCGACATGTATGA
- a CDS encoding NAD(P)/FAD-dependent oxidoreductase, translating to MYDVAVIGAGFAGMTAARDLSADGYSVIHLEGRDRIGGRTYAGEAFGRSVEFGGAYAHWTQPNVWRELERYGIALAAPMAIDKLYWLADGAVHSGSPVEYAAVGEPLIDRFVADSRAQFPRPFDLSAADTTVIEKQTLADRLESLDLSPYEQDVVDGMMSSLVHSYTEQGLAQFLFWTALNVGHWRSFIETAGQWPIQGGTRRLLDAIAGDSTAELRLTSPVDAVEDDGSGVVVTIRGGERVRARQAVLAVPLNTLHDLRITPELTGPVRRMVEEKHPMRTRKLWVRVRGEIETFVANAPVGKHPVNTAKTEYRHEGDTLVVCFCSDASSIDPDDHDAVQRALRLFVPEIEVVDVAAHDWVTDEFSQGTWVHHRPGNLTTVVPLMHQAHGRIRFAGGDIAPMGVGGIDGAIQSGAKAARDSARALADDRS from the coding sequence ATGTATGACGTCGCAGTGATCGGGGCAGGGTTCGCCGGGATGACCGCCGCCCGGGATCTCTCTGCCGATGGCTACTCGGTGATCCACCTCGAGGGGCGTGACCGGATCGGTGGCCGGACCTATGCAGGTGAGGCGTTCGGCCGGTCGGTGGAGTTCGGTGGCGCCTACGCGCACTGGACCCAGCCGAACGTGTGGCGGGAACTCGAACGTTACGGGATCGCGCTGGCCGCACCCATGGCGATCGACAAGCTGTACTGGCTCGCGGACGGTGCCGTCCACTCCGGGAGTCCGGTCGAGTACGCCGCCGTCGGCGAGCCGCTGATCGATCGGTTCGTGGCCGACTCGCGGGCGCAGTTCCCCCGGCCGTTCGACCTGTCCGCCGCGGACACCACCGTGATCGAGAAGCAGACGCTCGCGGACCGGCTCGAGTCGCTGGACCTCTCCCCCTACGAGCAGGACGTCGTCGACGGGATGATGTCGTCGCTCGTGCACTCCTACACCGAGCAGGGCCTCGCGCAGTTCCTGTTCTGGACCGCGCTCAACGTCGGTCACTGGCGCTCGTTCATCGAGACGGCCGGGCAGTGGCCGATCCAGGGAGGAACGCGGCGGCTGCTCGACGCGATCGCCGGTGACTCGACGGCGGAACTGCGCCTGACCAGTCCGGTGGACGCCGTCGAGGACGACGGCTCCGGGGTCGTTGTCACCATCCGTGGTGGCGAGCGGGTCAGGGCCCGGCAGGCCGTCCTCGCCGTACCGCTCAACACCCTCCACGACCTGAGGATCACGCCCGAGCTGACCGGGCCGGTCCGCAGGATGGTCGAGGAGAAGCACCCGATGAGGACGCGGAAGCTGTGGGTGCGGGTCCGGGGCGAGATCGAGACGTTCGTGGCCAACGCGCCGGTCGGGAAGCACCCGGTGAACACGGCCAAGACGGAGTACCGCCACGAGGGCGACACGCTGGTCGTGTGCTTCTGCTCCGACGCCTCGTCGATCGACCCGGATGACCACGACGCCGTGCAGCGCGCGCTGCGCCTGTTCGTGCCCGAGATCGAGGTGGTCGATGTCGCCGCCCACGACTGGGTTACCGACGAGTTCTCCCAGGGGACCTGGGTGCATCACCGGCCGGGGAATCTGACGACCGTCGTGCCGCTGATGCACCAGGCGCACGGTCGCATCCGGTTCGCCGGTGGTGACATCGCGCCGATGGGTGTCGGCGGGATCGACGGAGCCATCCAGTCCGGCGCCAAGGCCGCCCGGGACAGCGCGCGGGCGCTCGCGGACGACCGGAGCTGA
- a CDS encoding TetR/AcrR family transcriptional regulator, translating into MGDRDARRAELLQAAVSVIAEEGYASTSLRNVARRAGCTTGAVTYYFSSKEKLLTALVESRFDSYDAMLEAVRDDADIESLIRRWLVHSTGDPEYWPVMSQLLAHARYEPALAAIIERRYARFRKEYASILAAGQARGVVRDDIPADLLADQLSASGDGWMLMFPFERERFTPSRVDAIVESILTLLRPPAGGGRSAAAGA; encoded by the coding sequence GTGGGTGACCGGGACGCGAGACGTGCCGAGCTGCTCCAGGCGGCGGTGTCGGTGATCGCCGAGGAGGGCTACGCGAGCACCTCGTTGCGGAATGTGGCGAGGCGTGCCGGGTGCACGACGGGCGCGGTGACCTACTACTTCTCGAGCAAGGAGAAGCTGCTCACGGCGTTGGTCGAGAGCCGGTTCGACAGCTATGACGCGATGCTCGAGGCGGTCCGGGACGACGCCGACATCGAGTCGCTCATCCGGCGCTGGCTGGTCCACTCCACCGGCGATCCCGAGTACTGGCCGGTGATGTCGCAACTCCTCGCGCACGCCCGGTACGAACCGGCTCTGGCGGCGATCATCGAGCGGCGGTACGCCCGCTTCCGCAAGGAGTACGCCTCGATCCTCGCAGCCGGGCAGGCACGAGGCGTCGTCCGCGACGACATCCCGGCCGACCTGCTGGCCGATCAGCTCAGCGCCTCCGGTGACGGGTGGATGCTGATGTTCCCGTTCGAGCGCGAGCGGTTCACCCCGAGCCGGGTCGATGCGATCGTCGAGTCGATCCTCACCTTGCTCAGGCCCCCGGCCGGCGGCGGGCGTTCCGCCGCGGCCGGGGCCTGA
- a CDS encoding alpha-hydroxy-acid oxidizing protein gives MAATYGDYQAEIYGAGLRGHVPRFPADFATLEERASHALPRWVLDYVRAGAGDEHTQRANAEAFTQWGLVPRMMVGEHRRDLSVNLFGIDFPHPMFLCPIGILGLCSQDLHGDLLTARAAAATSTPMVLSTLSQDPMEEVARELDGTPSFFQLYTPNDRDLAVSLVHRAEASGFRALVITLDTWITGWRPRDLNTGNFPQLRGYCLSNYVTDEHFRKRLAVAPEDDPAAVTAEWARVFGYPLGWDDLSWIREATSLPIVLKGISHPEDVRKAIDLGVDGIYCSNHGGRQANGGLPALQTLPAVVDAAGDTPVLFDSGIRSGSDMVKALALGATMVGTGRPLAYALAVGGQAGVDHHLRSFLAEADLLMAVNGYPDLARLREAGLQRVQ, from the coding sequence ATGGCAGCGACGTACGGGGACTACCAGGCGGAGATCTACGGCGCGGGCTTGCGGGGCCACGTGCCCCGATTCCCCGCCGACTTCGCGACGCTGGAGGAACGCGCATCGCACGCGCTGCCCAGGTGGGTGCTCGACTATGTGCGCGCGGGTGCCGGGGACGAGCACACCCAGCGGGCCAACGCCGAGGCGTTCACCCAGTGGGGCCTGGTCCCCCGGATGATGGTCGGGGAGCACCGGCGCGACCTCTCGGTGAACCTCTTCGGGATCGACTTCCCCCATCCGATGTTCCTGTGCCCGATCGGGATCCTCGGCCTGTGCTCGCAGGATCTGCACGGCGACCTGCTCACCGCACGTGCGGCCGCGGCGACCTCGACACCGATGGTGCTCTCGACCCTCTCCCAGGACCCGATGGAGGAGGTCGCCAGGGAGCTCGACGGCACGCCGTCGTTCTTCCAGCTGTACACGCCGAACGACCGGGACCTGGCGGTGAGCCTGGTCCACCGGGCGGAGGCGTCCGGCTTCCGTGCTCTGGTGATCACACTCGACACCTGGATCACCGGCTGGCGGCCGCGCGACCTCAACACCGGCAACTTCCCGCAGCTTCGCGGGTACTGCCTGTCGAACTACGTGACCGACGAGCACTTCCGCAAGCGGCTCGCGGTCGCCCCCGAGGACGACCCGGCCGCCGTGACCGCCGAGTGGGCCCGGGTGTTCGGTTACCCGCTGGGATGGGACGACCTGTCCTGGATCCGGGAGGCGACGTCACTTCCGATCGTGCTGAAGGGGATCAGCCATCCCGAGGACGTGCGCAAGGCGATCGACCTGGGCGTCGACGGGATCTACTGCTCGAACCACGGTGGACGGCAGGCCAACGGTGGCCTGCCGGCGCTGCAGACCCTGCCGGCGGTCGTCGATGCGGCGGGTGACACGCCCGTGCTGTTCGACTCGGGGATCCGCAGCGGATCGGACATGGTGAAGGCACTGGCGCTGGGCGCGACGATGGTCGGCACCGGGCGGCCGCTCGCCTACGCGTTGGCAGTCGGGGGACAGGCCGGGGTCGACCATCACCTGCGCTCGTTCCTCGCCGAGGCGGACCTGCTGATGGCCGTCAACGGCTACCCCGACCTCGCCCGCCTGCGTGAGGCCGGTCTGCAGCGGGTTCAGTGA
- a CDS encoding MFS transporter, whose amino-acid sequence MDRLQNIDNDPGSGVNASMTARLDRLPVTATHIVWIAVLAANLALEFYDNALFAYVMPAIAESTGYSLAQLGTVNTAFFVGMLVGALIGGRMADRFGRRRTLVWTTVLYSAGAIGTAWSPTFEVMTVSRIVTGLGVQAATSVLLVYVAEMFPAKTRGRFVSFLTFGFVVVAPLIALLALVTIPNSGPEMWRYLYLIGGIGLVIAPLVRFTVPESVRWYLTKGRIQEAENIVANLEERALRSGPLSEPVIEPGYTNDRLSMRALLSNKRLLRIIAIVSVSYFGATFGYYLFQNWALYSLVYGLGYDETTAYEIQLIWNVVYCVTPFVALLVMDRFERKTLAVATSVISAVPLVLLGISVDSVIVIVSGGLAAITTGIVVNVYYTYIPETIPTEARGLGSGVIIGVGKVGGAASGVVGAALFGGWGMAGVMVVAAAAYIVFSAVLLGGPRTANRSLEGVAAEELSTTT is encoded by the coding sequence ATGGACCGCCTGCAGAACATCGACAATGATCCCGGATCAGGCGTGAACGCGAGCATGACGGCGCGCCTCGACCGCCTGCCGGTCACCGCAACGCACATCGTGTGGATCGCAGTCCTGGCTGCGAACCTGGCGCTCGAGTTCTACGACAACGCCCTGTTCGCCTACGTGATGCCGGCCATCGCGGAAAGCACGGGGTACTCGCTGGCGCAGCTCGGAACGGTCAACACCGCGTTCTTCGTCGGCATGCTCGTCGGGGCCCTGATCGGGGGCCGCATGGCGGACAGGTTCGGGCGCCGCCGCACGCTGGTGTGGACGACGGTGCTCTATTCGGCCGGGGCGATCGGAACTGCGTGGTCACCGACCTTCGAGGTCATGACCGTTTCCCGGATCGTCACCGGGCTCGGCGTCCAGGCGGCTACGTCCGTGCTGCTCGTCTACGTCGCAGAGATGTTCCCCGCCAAGACCCGAGGACGGTTCGTCTCGTTCCTGACCTTCGGGTTCGTGGTCGTCGCACCGCTGATCGCGCTACTGGCACTCGTGACGATCCCCAACAGCGGGCCGGAGATGTGGCGTTACCTGTACCTCATCGGCGGCATCGGCCTGGTGATCGCCCCGCTCGTGCGGTTCACCGTTCCGGAATCGGTGCGGTGGTACCTGACCAAGGGCCGCATCCAGGAGGCCGAGAACATCGTCGCAAACCTCGAGGAACGCGCACTCCGCTCCGGGCCCCTCAGCGAGCCCGTCATCGAGCCGGGTTACACGAACGATCGCCTCTCGATGCGCGCCCTGCTGAGCAACAAGCGCCTGCTGCGCATCATCGCGATCGTGTCGGTGAGCTACTTCGGAGCCACGTTCGGCTATTACCTGTTCCAGAACTGGGCTCTCTACTCGCTGGTCTACGGCCTCGGATACGACGAGACCACCGCGTACGAGATCCAGCTGATCTGGAACGTCGTGTACTGCGTCACCCCGTTCGTCGCACTTCTCGTCATGGACCGGTTCGAGCGCAAGACACTCGCGGTCGCGACCTCGGTGATCAGTGCCGTCCCGCTCGTCCTGCTCGGCATCTCGGTCGACAGCGTCATCGTCATCGTCTCCGGTGGGCTGGCGGCAATCACGACCGGGATCGTGGTCAACGTGTACTACACGTACATTCCGGAGACGATCCCGACCGAAGCGCGTGGCCTCGGGAGCGGTGTCATCATCGGCGTGGGCAAGGTCGGCGGCGCCGCATCCGGTGTTGTCGGCGCGGCCCTCTTCGGAGGGTGGGGAATGGCTGGGGTGATGGTCGTCGCTGCAGCGGCCTACATCGTGTTCTCGGCCGTACTCCTGGGCGGCCCGCGGACCGCGAACCGCTCGCTCGAAGGCGTCGCTGCCGAAGAACTCAGCACGACCACGTAG
- a CDS encoding RidA family protein, whose translation MKRQLVNPAGTEATYDRLHFSQANRVDDLIWVAGQVGVDPGTGRPADGMDAQARLAFDGLRTVLEAAGAGLADVVEITTFHTDLRGEIAEFVRVKDEYLPDRYPAWTAIGVTQLALPELLVEIRAVAVRGSGSD comes from the coding sequence ATGAAGCGCCAACTCGTCAACCCCGCCGGCACCGAGGCCACCTACGACCGGCTCCACTTCTCCCAGGCCAACCGCGTCGACGACCTGATCTGGGTTGCCGGCCAGGTGGGAGTGGATCCGGGCACCGGACGACCCGCTGACGGCATGGATGCCCAGGCCCGCCTCGCCTTCGATGGGCTGCGGACCGTGCTCGAGGCCGCCGGGGCCGGGCTCGCCGACGTCGTCGAGATCACGACGTTCCACACCGACCTCCGCGGGGAGATCGCCGAGTTCGTTCGCGTGAAGGACGAGTACCTGCCCGACCGGTACCCGGCGTGGACCGCGATCGGGGTGACCCAGCTCGCCCTGCCCGAACTGCTGGTCGAGATCCGCGCCGTCGCCGTCCGTGGCAGCGGTTCGGACTGA
- a CDS encoding phytanoyl-CoA dioxygenase family protein, whose translation MDESLRTAFREDGAVLLKDCLDAEQLARCRKAFDWAVANPGPGATSLFDGTEQRSLVDNANPLAKEHVDELAASLPFGKLFAELWGSENVWFFAEEIFLKAGGRGARSSWHQDTAYLPWAGEHWANAWISFQHIPRKNSLEIVRGSHRGTQFDGTTFANPDDPTEPLHGHGVLPRLPDIDAELAEDPDAYDILSWAVDPGDVVVLHPRSLHGGAGVDADCPDRHTLVLRYFGDDATFRPLPEVNKHFARNGGLFVEEMAKLSAGDPFRSPVFRQVV comes from the coding sequence ATGGACGAGTCGCTGCGCACCGCGTTCCGGGAGGACGGGGCCGTCCTCCTGAAGGACTGCCTGGACGCCGAGCAGCTGGCGCGGTGTCGCAAGGCCTTCGACTGGGCCGTGGCGAACCCCGGGCCCGGCGCCACGTCGCTGTTCGACGGGACCGAGCAGCGCTCGCTCGTCGACAACGCCAACCCCCTGGCCAAGGAGCACGTCGACGAGCTGGCGGCGTCGCTGCCGTTCGGCAAGCTGTTCGCCGAGCTGTGGGGGTCCGAGAACGTCTGGTTCTTCGCGGAGGAGATCTTCCTGAAGGCCGGCGGGCGCGGGGCGCGCAGCTCATGGCACCAGGACACGGCCTACCTCCCCTGGGCGGGCGAGCACTGGGCGAACGCCTGGATCAGCTTCCAGCACATTCCCCGGAAGAACTCCCTGGAGATCGTCCGCGGCTCGCACCGCGGCACGCAGTTCGACGGCACCACGTTCGCCAACCCCGACGACCCGACCGAGCCACTGCACGGTCACGGGGTGCTGCCCCGCCTCCCCGACATCGACGCCGAGCTCGCGGAGGACCCGGACGCCTACGACATCCTCTCCTGGGCGGTCGATCCGGGTGACGTCGTCGTGTTGCACCCTCGCTCGCTGCACGGCGGCGCCGGGGTCGACGCGGACTGCCCGGACCGCCACACCCTGGTGCTCCGCTACTTCGGCGACGATGCGACGTTCCGTCCCCTCCCGGAGGTGAACAAGCACTTCGCCCGCAACGGCGGACTCTTCGTGGAGGAGATGGCCAAGCTGAGCGCCGGGGATCCCTTCCGCTCGCCCGTCTTCCGCCAGGTCGTCTGA
- a CDS encoding nuclear transport factor 2 family protein has translation MVTLLHSTPTSNVVDDLSNRTAREVLDDHLKLANSWVDTPLDRVLDEDLRRNVSEDVVVLINRGTFRGHEGVRHLARMLGDELPEHKAFAYTYVKVEGRVGLLEWTYDDSAVRVRDGVDSFLIEAGKIVAQTIHYTLEKRR, from the coding sequence GTGGTAACGCTCCTGCACTCGACCCCGACGTCGAATGTTGTGGACGATCTCAGCAACCGGACCGCCCGAGAAGTGCTTGACGATCACCTGAAGCTCGCCAACAGCTGGGTCGACACCCCGCTGGATCGCGTGCTCGACGAGGATCTTCGACGGAATGTGTCCGAGGATGTCGTGGTCCTGATCAACCGCGGCACGTTCCGGGGCCACGAAGGCGTACGGCATCTCGCCCGGATGCTCGGCGACGAGTTGCCGGAACACAAGGCGTTCGCCTACACCTATGTCAAGGTGGAAGGCCGGGTCGGCTTGCTCGAGTGGACCTACGACGACTCCGCCGTGAGGGTCCGCGACGGCGTCGACTCGTTCCTCATCGAGGCCGGCAAGATCGTGGCACAGACCATCCATTACACCCTCGAGAAGCGACGATAG
- a CDS encoding DUF6226 family protein codes for MKPSNTEPGDTVRTWLQVVRSTELRPRDARAAPLTIGHTAFPGVVARAGVLLDASCPIYGPTCSGRYRADPWAHVDPVPGGAGLYRRSPSCSRAGYCDGRDRDGGEQQSDQLRAGDTCGAGRVHVDHIAEARTGEGHEASCAPCLASHSQVARSRVGIQGAPTGAGPVSAGLPKPKNVRGATG; via the coding sequence ATGAAGCCGTCCAACACCGAGCCCGGCGACACTGTACGAACCTGGCTGCAGGTCGTCCGGAGCACGGAGTTGCGTCCACGCGACGCCCGAGCCGCCCCACTGACCATCGGGCACACCGCATTTCCCGGCGTCGTCGCGCGGGCCGGGGTGCTGCTCGACGCGAGCTGCCCGATCTACGGCCCAACGTGCTCGGGGCGCTACCGCGCGGATCCATGGGCGCATGTGGATCCCGTGCCGGGTGGGGCCGGGCTGTACCGGCGGTCACCGTCCTGCTCGCGAGCGGGCTACTGCGATGGCCGCGACCGCGACGGCGGCGAGCAGCAGTCCGACCAGCTGCGTGCGGGTGACACGTGCGGCGCCGGGCGGGTCCACGTCGATCACATCGCGGAGGCGCGCACCGGCGAGGGCCACGAAGCCTCCTGCGCACCGTGCCTCGCGTCGCACAGCCAGGTTGCTCGAAGCCGAGTCGGGATTCAGGGCGCCCCCACCGGCGCCGGCCCGGTGTCCGCCGGGTTACCGAAGCCGAAGAACGTGCGCGGCGCCACCGGGTAG
- a CDS encoding alpha/beta fold hydrolase — translation MTETTPTQTGYAEVNGLRMYYEVHGVGGTPLLLLHGGLFDIDQQFGALIPDLAAGRQVIAVEFQGHGRTHDIARPLRTADLASDVVGLLEHLGLDRVDVFGFSVGGAVGLYLAVRHPERVRRLVVSSVSFHPDGDRAENSEAVAEMTVDMIAGTPMEAAYLARSPHPDKEHLQALLTKLGNYDKGAAGWSEEDIRGIAAPTLITVGDCDAVTLEHAVRFLQLRGGDVNGDFVGVPASQLAVFPGTTHFFGLARTTLVLDAVTTFLDAPDPEH, via the coding sequence ATGACCGAGACCACGCCCACGCAGACCGGCTACGCCGAGGTGAACGGCCTGCGGATGTACTACGAGGTCCACGGGGTGGGCGGCACGCCGCTGCTGTTGCTGCACGGGGGGCTGTTCGACATCGACCAGCAGTTCGGGGCGCTGATCCCCGATCTGGCCGCGGGCCGTCAGGTCATTGCCGTCGAGTTCCAGGGCCACGGCCGCACCCACGACATCGCCCGGCCGCTGCGCACCGCCGACCTCGCCTCCGACGTGGTCGGCCTGCTGGAGCACCTCGGCCTCGACCGGGTCGACGTGTTCGGGTTCAGCGTGGGCGGCGCGGTCGGGCTGTATCTGGCCGTGCGCCACCCGGAGCGGGTCCGCCGGCTCGTGGTCTCCTCGGTGTCGTTCCACCCCGACGGCGACCGCGCCGAGAACAGTGAGGCGGTCGCCGAGATGACCGTCGACATGATCGCCGGCACGCCGATGGAAGCGGCCTACCTGGCCAGGTCGCCGCACCCGGACAAGGAACACCTGCAGGCGCTGCTCACCAAGCTCGGCAACTACGACAAGGGCGCCGCTGGCTGGTCCGAGGAGGACATCCGAGGGATCGCCGCGCCCACGCTGATCACGGTCGGCGACTGTGACGCCGTCACGCTCGAGCACGCCGTGCGGTTCCTGCAGCTGCGCGGAGGCGACGTCAACGGCGACTTCGTCGGGGTGCCGGCCTCCCAGCTGGCCGTGTTCCCCGGTACCACGCACTTCTTCGGGCTCGCCCGCACCACGCTCGTCCTCGACGCCGTGACAACCTTCCTCGACGCACCGGACCCGGAACACTGA
- a CDS encoding dicarboxylate/amino acid:cation symporter, translating into MKLSVLKHPATAIALAAIAGVVFGLLVGDWASNLKFIGDAFIRLIQMAIVPLVMASVIAATGSMSGSGTGKVALRTFAWMIGLSAVAAALAVALGLLFRPGVGMVYTGAIDPSLRESASEATGWQDTILGFFSTNVIESMAEAAMVPIIIFSLLFGVALNQYGRTSNSTVVLTFIEHLQQVLLTLIRLVMYVAPIGVFALLAALAGDVGLAVVGSALAYLGTNLLGVVILTVVFVAVVTLRTRLSPLKLPRKLAEQTAVAVTTTSSAVTFPTVLRNTIEKVGVSPRIANFTLSVGLTMGSYGAVFNYTIAVLFLAQAGGIDLTPGQIVFGMVLAILLNMGTITVPGGFPVVAIFLATTFGLPVEAAGLLIAVDWFTGILRTFLNVNADTLVAMLVAHADDEIDRDVYDGTVPVPEEEEEEGASTS; encoded by the coding sequence GTGAAGCTCTCGGTGCTGAAGCACCCGGCGACCGCGATCGCCCTCGCGGCGATCGCGGGGGTCGTGTTCGGCCTGCTGGTCGGCGACTGGGCGAGCAACCTGAAGTTCATCGGCGACGCGTTCATCCGGCTGATCCAGATGGCGATCGTCCCGCTGGTCATGGCCTCGGTGATCGCCGCGACCGGTTCGATGAGTGGCTCCGGCACCGGGAAGGTGGCGCTGCGGACGTTCGCCTGGATGATCGGGCTGTCGGCGGTCGCAGCGGCGCTCGCGGTCGCCCTCGGACTGCTGTTCCGCCCGGGCGTGGGGATGGTCTACACCGGCGCGATCGATCCGAGCCTGCGGGAATCGGCCTCGGAAGCGACGGGCTGGCAGGACACGATCCTCGGCTTCTTCTCGACCAACGTCATCGAGTCGATGGCCGAGGCCGCCATGGTGCCGATCATCATCTTCTCGCTGCTGTTCGGCGTCGCGCTCAATCAGTACGGCCGCACCTCGAACAGCACGGTCGTCCTCACCTTCATCGAGCACCTCCAGCAGGTCCTGCTCACCTTGATCCGGCTGGTCATGTACGTCGCGCCGATCGGCGTGTTCGCGCTGCTCGCGGCGCTGGCCGGGGACGTCGGGCTCGCCGTCGTGGGCTCTGCACTGGCCTATCTGGGCACCAACTTGCTCGGCGTCGTCATCCTGACCGTCGTCTTCGTAGCGGTCGTGACGCTGCGTACCCGGCTCAGCCCGTTGAAGCTGCCCCGCAAGCTCGCCGAGCAGACCGCCGTCGCGGTGACGACCACCAGCTCGGCGGTCACCTTCCCCACCGTCCTGCGGAACACGATCGAGAAGGTGGGTGTCAGCCCCCGGATCGCGAACTTCACGCTCTCGGTGGGGCTGACCATGGGCTCCTACGGTGCCGTCTTCAACTACACCATCGCCGTGCTGTTCCTCGCGCAGGCCGGGGGGATCGACCTCACCCCGGGTCAGATCGTGTTCGGGATGGTGCTGGCGATCCTGCTCAACATGGGCACCATCACCGTGCCGGGTGGCTTCCCGGTGGTGGCGATCTTCCTGGCCACCACCTTCGGCCTGCCGGTCGAGGCCGCGGGCCTGCTGATCGCCGTCGACTGGTTCACCGGAATCCTCCGGACGTTCCTCAACGTCAACGCGGACACGCTGGTGGCGATGCTCGTGGCCCACGCCGACGACGAGATCGACCGCGACGTCTACGACGGCACCGTTCCGGTACCGGAGGAGGAGGAAGAAGAAGGCGCGTCGACCTCCTGA